In Reichenbachiella agarivorans, one genomic interval encodes:
- a CDS encoding helix-turn-helix domain-containing protein has protein sequence MMKAINAKELLNERYGKRGSEEREEFREEAFSYYFGEIIKSRRKELNLSQSQLAERIGKQRPYISRIENGEDIRISNLTLVANALDLSIVVTAK, from the coding sequence ATGATGAAGGCAATAAACGCAAAGGAACTTTTGAATGAACGTTATGGTAAACGAGGTTCCGAAGAACGGGAAGAATTTAGAGAAGAAGCATTTTCATATTATTTCGGAGAGATCATAAAGAGTAGAAGGAAAGAGCTTAACCTGAGTCAGAGCCAATTAGCTGAACGAATCGGGAAGCAACGCCCTTACATCTCAAGAATCGAAAACGGAGAAGACATTCGAATATCGAATCTAACACTTGTTGCAAATGCTTTGGATCTATCAATCGTAGTAACGGCTAAATAA
- a CDS encoding type II toxin-antitoxin system RelE/ParE family toxin: protein MKLFLALPCIIQSGIVEKKFEIKLLEEAFEFIKSQNDKVQDKIFYNIRKAQILNDPKLFKKLNHNIWEFRTKYAGLQYRILAFWDKENNEMTLVCGTHGFVKKTDKVSPQEIEKAEQIRVEYFEQKKKGR from the coding sequence TTGAAACTTTTTTTAGCTTTGCCTTGTATAATCCAAAGTGGGATAGTGGAGAAAAAGTTTGAGATTAAGTTATTGGAAGAGGCATTTGAATTTATCAAAAGCCAAAATGATAAAGTTCAAGATAAGATATTCTACAATATCCGTAAAGCACAAATCTTGAATGATCCCAAACTTTTCAAAAAGCTAAATCATAACATTTGGGAATTCCGAACCAAATATGCAGGACTTCAATATCGGATTCTTGCTTTTTGGGATAAGGAGAATAATGAAATGACGCTGGTTTGTGGCACACATGGATTTGTCAAGAAAACAGACAAAGTAAGTCCTCAAGAAATTGAAAAGGCCGAACAGATCAGGGTTGAATACTTTGAACAGAAAAAGAAAGGAAGATGA
- a CDS encoding helix-turn-helix domain-containing protein: MKTYSLDEAQDLLIGKIGTPRRDQFEFELKLELIGDMIKTARKERHLTQEQLGELIGVRKSQISKLENNAKNVTIETILKVFEALKAKVNFKVELLNNELNIA, from the coding sequence ATGAAAACATATAGTTTGGACGAAGCACAGGATTTACTAATCGGCAAGATTGGGACACCTCGAAGAGACCAATTTGAGTTTGAGCTTAAACTCGAACTCATTGGTGATATGATCAAGACTGCTCGTAAAGAACGTCACTTAACCCAAGAACAACTTGGTGAACTCATTGGTGTAAGGAAATCTCAAATTTCCAAACTTGAAAACAATGCTAAAAACGTGACTATCGAGACTATATTGAAAGTATTTGAGGCATTAAAAGCAAAGGTCAACTTTAAAGTTGAACTCCTGAACAATGAACTAAATATCGCATAA
- a CDS encoding C40 family peptidase produces MKNILVQGVLWMGLIAATFLIGCQSNGEEIVQHLNQLNDSIRSVYAPDKRVAVYDISLDYNHDSLTIQGETDQPQALSALLSVLNNESAKVVNQVVTLPDSSVGAYQYALVNNSVCNIRSAAKHSSELATQAILGTSLRLLKLTEEWYLVQTPDGYISWVDHGGVQLMTASEQLMWSKSPQIIYMHNYGNVYLDENESGVLSDIVLGARLVKRSETKDHIAVQFPDMRVGYVRKSEIQDFTAWREAVQPSGDLVVDYAKDLLGSPYLWGGTSTKGMDCSGFTKTAYLMNGYVIPRDASQQVSAGVVVDPDLQFEGLEKGDLLFFGRAATDSTKQRVTHVGIWMGEEQFIHASQMVRISSIDTASEHYDAFNKNRYLGSRRYLGNEIGISRWY; encoded by the coding sequence ATGAAGAACATATTGGTACAGGGTGTTTTGTGGATGGGCTTGATTGCAGCCACTTTCTTGATAGGTTGTCAATCCAATGGGGAGGAAATAGTCCAGCACCTGAATCAACTCAATGACAGCATACGATCCGTTTATGCACCAGACAAGCGCGTCGCTGTGTATGATATTTCACTAGACTACAACCATGATAGCCTGACGATCCAAGGCGAAACAGACCAACCTCAGGCCTTGTCTGCGCTCCTCTCAGTACTCAATAATGAAAGTGCCAAAGTCGTCAATCAAGTAGTGACTCTGCCAGATAGCTCTGTAGGAGCGTACCAATATGCGCTGGTCAACAACTCAGTGTGCAACATCCGCTCTGCTGCCAAGCACTCTAGCGAACTGGCGACTCAGGCGATATTGGGCACTTCGCTCCGTCTGTTGAAGCTGACAGAGGAATGGTACCTCGTGCAGACGCCCGATGGGTATATCTCATGGGTGGATCATGGTGGCGTGCAGCTGATGACAGCCTCCGAGCAACTGATGTGGTCCAAGAGTCCGCAGATCATCTACATGCATAACTATGGTAACGTTTATTTGGATGAAAATGAGTCTGGAGTCCTATCTGATATCGTGCTAGGTGCTCGATTGGTCAAACGCAGTGAAACGAAAGATCATATAGCCGTGCAATTCCCCGACATGCGAGTCGGCTATGTACGCAAGTCAGAGATTCAGGACTTCACAGCTTGGAGAGAAGCAGTACAACCATCTGGAGACTTGGTTGTAGACTATGCCAAAGACCTATTGGGATCGCCCTATCTGTGGGGAGGAACCTCTACCAAGGGCATGGACTGCTCGGGATTCACCAAAACTGCCTACCTGATGAATGGCTATGTGATACCAAGAGATGCCTCACAGCAAGTCTCTGCTGGGGTCGTGGTAGATCCTGATTTGCAATTCGAAGGGTTAGAAAAAGGGGATCTGCTGTTCTTTGGGAGAGCAGCGACGGACAGCACGAAGCAGCGCGTCACGCATGTGGGGATATGGATGGGTGAGGAGCAATTTATTCACGCCTCGCAAATGGTGAGGATCAGCTCAATAGATACTGCCTCTGAGCACTACGATGCGTTCAACAAGAACAGATACCTCGGCAGCAGACGCTATCTAGGCAATGAAATAGGGATAAGTAGGTGGTATTGA
- the hisS gene encoding histidine--tRNA ligase gives MAVQKPSTPRGTRDFGPDQMVKRNYIFNTIKAVYQKYGFSQLETPTMENLSVLTGKYGDEGDQLIFKILNSGDYLSKTTEADYQEGSKPFLTKVSEKGLRYDLTVPFARFVVMHRNEITFPFKRFQIQPVWRADRPQKGRYREFYQCDADVVGTDSLLCEAEIIMMINDVFTDLKLEDFTIKLNNRKVLTGITEVIGAPGKETAFCVSIDKLDKIGKDKVIEEMVASGFSAENLKMLDPIFENNQSTQQSIDFLKGFFADCEIGLKGVSEIEEILSYLSAYEIENAHLELDLTLARGLSYYTGSIFEVKANSVQIGSICGGGRYDNLTGVFGLPDVSGVGISFGVDRIYDVLEELNLYPASNSSSLQVMIANFGGETAKAGIRLMNALRAEGINTELYPDDAKMKKQMSYANGKQVPYVVVIGEEEIQNETFTLKNMVSGEQESLKKADLISKIKNSH, from the coding sequence ATGGCAGTACAAAAACCTTCAACCCCAAGAGGTACCAGAGATTTCGGACCAGACCAAATGGTGAAGAGAAATTACATCTTCAACACCATCAAAGCAGTTTACCAGAAGTATGGCTTTTCGCAATTGGAAACCCCTACGATGGAAAACCTATCCGTCCTCACTGGCAAATATGGCGATGAAGGCGACCAATTGATCTTTAAGATTTTGAATTCGGGAGACTACCTATCCAAAACCACCGAAGCGGACTACCAAGAAGGCAGCAAGCCATTCTTGACCAAAGTATCAGAAAAGGGCCTGCGGTATGACTTGACCGTGCCCTTTGCACGCTTTGTCGTCATGCACAGGAACGAAATCACCTTTCCGTTCAAGCGTTTTCAGATCCAGCCCGTATGGCGAGCAGATCGTCCGCAAAAAGGTCGTTACCGTGAGTTCTATCAGTGTGATGCCGATGTAGTCGGTACGGATTCTTTGCTCTGTGAGGCAGAAATCATCATGATGATCAATGACGTATTCACGGATTTGAAATTGGAGGATTTCACCATCAAACTCAACAATAGAAAAGTACTCACAGGCATCACCGAAGTAATCGGTGCACCAGGCAAAGAGACTGCCTTTTGTGTGTCGATAGACAAACTGGACAAGATCGGAAAGGACAAAGTCATCGAAGAAATGGTTGCCTCAGGTTTCTCCGCTGAGAACTTGAAAATGCTCGACCCAATCTTTGAAAACAATCAGTCTACCCAACAGTCCATTGACTTCTTAAAGGGCTTTTTTGCGGATTGCGAAATCGGATTGAAAGGTGTTTCGGAGATCGAAGAGATATTGAGTTACCTCAGTGCCTACGAAATTGAAAATGCACACTTAGAGTTGGACTTGACATTGGCCCGAGGACTCTCCTACTACACGGGCAGTATTTTCGAGGTGAAGGCCAACAGCGTACAGATCGGCAGCATCTGTGGTGGTGGTCGCTATGACAACCTGACGGGTGTTTTTGGATTGCCTGATGTATCTGGCGTGGGTATTTCTTTTGGTGTGGACAGAATCTACGATGTATTGGAAGAACTCAATCTCTACCCTGCCTCCAACTCCTCTTCACTGCAAGTGATGATTGCCAACTTCGGAGGAGAAACTGCTAAGGCTGGTATCCGACTGATGAACGCACTGAGAGCGGAAGGTATCAACACAGAACTCTATCCCGATGATGCCAAAATGAAGAAGCAGATGAGTTATGCCAACGGCAAACAAGTGCCCTATGTCGTGGTGATCGGAGAAGAAGAAATTCAAAACGAAACCTTCACACTAAAAAACATGGTCAGTGGCGAACAAGAATCACTCAAAAAGGCAGATCTTATTTCTAAAATCAAGAATAGTCACTAG
- a CDS encoding gliding motility-associated C-terminal domain-containing protein — translation MNILQHIKSILLAFFIVCIPQLVSGQYASIQNRFSVDYIKGCTGWQVNVTINDPGGVFQSPKFYYTGFDLNKLPETDLFHTYDSPGEYYLTMFVDNKTGEFENNQLDSILVEVVAPAEPSFIIHNCDDHHVKVQIDDDYYDSYKVNFTATDSEIVNPNSFSNSYDYGAQGDYRIDVQGLFVDASPNCTVLNRGFTSVDKIVDPIITSVETQKNHPKTGNVQMAHTLGENSIYHLYQSDNNSSSFDTLQSVTGAETLIDQLNTTNNYYCFQIKTYDACHDVNIPSNIICTVRFNVKSSDDGNLIEWKTDETQADSYNVIRNDALLQNIADPLVKSFNDTAVICKREYTYNVQTVYTVGSSLALDTAIIASQSGELPPITSYPISSINLENEVVLNWSAPNTGDIPFRQYIVQKNINNRSWRYLATAKDTTYIDDDADFFGTHSYRITYDDDCGNEATPSPFTNPIILKQTAARGKIVSYEWNKYETWTEGIRKYTIERIDSAGNVLEEYPVLSGRQKDIEFAVNDLEEKYIRVRAESLDEEPKFTYSNVIESRLKTQMYLPKAFTPDGDNLNDRFVAKGPAVFDFHMEIYNRWGILIYQTSDLLNGWDGTIKGDKQLEGTYIYKIYFKDGVGKNYNQTGSFLLLRH, via the coding sequence TTGAATATTTTGCAGCATATCAAATCAATTTTACTGGCGTTCTTTATCGTTTGTATCCCTCAACTGGTCTCGGGACAATACGCTAGTATCCAGAATCGATTTTCTGTGGATTACATCAAAGGATGTACAGGATGGCAAGTCAATGTGACAATCAACGATCCAGGTGGAGTATTTCAATCTCCCAAATTTTACTACACAGGATTTGATCTGAACAAACTGCCCGAAACAGATCTATTTCACACCTATGACTCCCCTGGTGAATACTACCTCACCATGTTTGTGGACAACAAAACAGGTGAGTTTGAGAACAACCAACTGGATTCGATATTGGTAGAGGTAGTTGCTCCAGCAGAACCTTCATTCATCATCCACAATTGCGACGATCATCATGTCAAAGTGCAAATTGATGACGATTACTATGATAGCTACAAAGTAAACTTCACCGCGACCGATTCTGAAATTGTCAACCCCAACTCCTTCTCCAATTCCTACGATTATGGTGCACAGGGAGACTATCGCATCGATGTACAAGGTCTGTTTGTAGATGCATCCCCCAATTGTACAGTACTCAATAGAGGTTTTACCTCCGTTGATAAGATCGTCGATCCAATCATCACCTCTGTGGAGACACAAAAGAACCACCCCAAGACAGGCAACGTCCAAATGGCACATACCTTGGGAGAAAACTCCATCTACCACCTATATCAATCGGACAATAACAGTTCTTCCTTTGACACACTGCAATCTGTGACTGGAGCAGAAACACTCATCGACCAACTCAACACAACCAACAATTATTACTGTTTTCAGATCAAAACCTATGATGCCTGCCATGATGTCAATATTCCATCCAACATCATTTGCACGGTACGTTTCAATGTTAAATCCAGTGATGATGGCAACTTGATTGAGTGGAAAACCGACGAAACCCAGGCTGATTCTTACAATGTTATCCGAAACGATGCACTACTCCAAAATATCGCTGACCCCTTAGTCAAATCGTTCAACGACACTGCTGTGATCTGCAAGAGAGAATACACCTACAATGTCCAAACCGTCTATACTGTAGGCTCATCTCTTGCCTTAGATACTGCCATCATAGCCTCCCAATCTGGAGAACTCCCCCCTATCACGAGTTATCCGATTTCTAGTATCAATCTTGAAAACGAAGTAGTACTCAACTGGTCTGCACCCAACACGGGAGATATCCCATTCAGACAGTACATCGTTCAAAAAAACATCAACAATCGTTCGTGGAGATACCTTGCGACAGCCAAGGACACCACCTACATAGACGATGATGCAGATTTTTTCGGAACACATTCCTATCGTATCACCTATGATGATGACTGTGGCAATGAAGCCACACCATCGCCATTTACTAACCCGATCATTCTCAAACAAACTGCCGCCCGAGGAAAAATCGTAAGCTACGAGTGGAACAAGTACGAGACTTGGACCGAAGGCATCAGAAAATACACCATCGAAAGAATTGACTCTGCAGGCAATGTACTGGAAGAGTACCCTGTACTAAGTGGTAGACAAAAAGATATTGAGTTTGCAGTCAATGATTTGGAAGAAAAGTACATAAGAGTACGCGCAGAATCTCTGGACGAAGAACCAAAGTTTACCTATTCCAATGTCATTGAATCCAGGTTAAAAACCCAAATGTACTTGCCCAAGGCTTTCACACCCGATGGAGACAATTTGAATGATCGTTTTGTGGCAAAGGGGCCCGCCGTATTCGATTTCCATATGGAGATATACAATCGCTGGGGCATACTCATCTACCAAACCTCAGATTTGCTCAATGGCTGGGATGGCACCATCAAAGGCGACAAACAACTAGAAGGCACCTACATTTACAAGATATATTTTAAAGATGGAGTTGGAAAAAATTACAATCAAACCGGCTCTTTTTTGTTGTTACGCCACTGA
- a CDS encoding YbaB/EbfC family nucleoid-associated protein, whose amino-acid sequence MFDMMKMMGKIKEVQSKMKEAQEELAQIEVEGESGAGLVKALVNGQKKLLKVEVDESLVNTADKDVLQDLIVAAVNKASAEADTLAKEYMKKHTDGLMPNIPGFDLGNMFNG is encoded by the coding sequence ATGTTTGATATGATGAAAATGATGGGCAAGATCAAGGAAGTTCAATCCAAGATGAAGGAAGCTCAAGAAGAACTTGCCCAAATAGAAGTAGAAGGAGAATCTGGTGCTGGACTGGTCAAAGCACTGGTCAATGGACAAAAAAAATTGCTCAAAGTAGAAGTAGATGAGTCTTTGGTCAATACCGCTGACAAAGATGTCTTGCAAGACCTGATCGTAGCAGCAGTCAACAAAGCCAGTGCAGAGGCGGATACACTGGCCAAAGAATACATGAAAAAGCACACGGATGGATTGATGCCTAACATCCCAGGCTTTGACCTTGGCAATATGTTTAATGGCTAA